A genomic segment from bacterium encodes:
- a CDS encoding carbohydrate ABC transporter permease, which produces MDGNEAGAGTAGMIARSQSKARILRLAVAVGIAGVFLAPFVYLLLGSLAKNFNLAGTLDLANYSFTLANYSSLFTQAGLYRPLINSIIVALIVTLGNVLFCTLCGYVLARRRFKGKNLVMLSVVMVLMIPTHVVIIPMYLLTNWLGIFDSYLALILPFLVTPLGVFLMRQYISTLPADMEESARLEGASEWTIVWKIVMPLCKPALAVLSVQVFLVNWNSFIYPFILTSSESMRTLPVALALLQGYQSINIPQLFAASMISALPTTILFIVFSRRITEGIISGALKG; this is translated from the coding sequence ATGGATGGAAATGAAGCTGGTGCAGGAACGGCAGGCATGATAGCACGTTCGCAATCCAAGGCGCGGATACTACGACTCGCTGTGGCAGTCGGTATTGCCGGTGTTTTCTTGGCGCCGTTTGTTTATCTTTTGCTTGGCTCACTGGCAAAGAATTTCAATCTTGCCGGGACTCTGGACCTTGCAAACTACAGTTTCACGCTGGCAAACTACAGCAGTCTGTTTACGCAAGCCGGGTTGTACCGACCGTTGATCAATTCCATTATCGTAGCATTGATAGTGACGCTGGGCAATGTGCTGTTCTGCACTCTCTGCGGTTATGTGCTGGCGCGGCGCAGATTCAAGGGCAAGAATCTGGTGATGTTGAGCGTCGTGATGGTGTTGATGATACCGACTCATGTCGTGATAATACCGATGTATCTGCTGACGAATTGGCTTGGTATTTTTGATTCATATCTTGCATTGATATTGCCATTCCTGGTGACACCACTCGGAGTGTTCCTGATGCGGCAATACATTTCGACGCTGCCTGCCGACATGGAAGAATCCGCGCGTCTCGAAGGCGCAAGCGAGTGGACAATTGTCTGGAAGATCGTGATGCCGCTTTGCAAACCGGCGTTAGCAGTGCTGAGTGTGCAGGTGTTTCTCGTCAATTGGAATTCGTTTATCTACCCGTTTATCTTGACTTCATCCGAATCGATGCGAACGCTACCGGTGGCGTTGGCATTATTGCAGGGGTACCAGAGTATCAACATACCGCAGTTGTTTGCGGCTTCGATGATATCAGCTTTGCCGACAACGATTTTGTTTATCGTATTTTCACGCCGGATTACCGAGGGGATTATTTCTGGAGCGCTAAAAGGTTAG
- a CDS encoding sugar ABC transporter permease — translation MRGVSTGRFRGSDLLMLSPWLATLLLFWLFPVAASLVLSFTDYQLLSGQGGFVGFDNFTALFSDQTFVRAVINTLLFTVGTLPFTIAFAILLAIFVNRNLPFKTFFQSVYFFPSIVSLVVVALIYSTLYARGGYIQMILGMLGIPYPAEGFLFSEATALPAIMAMDVWMSTGYYMLLFVAALQSIPQELYDAAALEGAGAWHRLKAITLPHLKPMLLFVLVLNTIKSFQIFVEVFVMTKGGPLNSTMTIVYFVYEEGLHKFNIGYGAAAANILFILIAIIAWMEMKLVQERQA, via the coding sequence ATGCGAGGCGTTAGCACAGGGCGATTCCGCGGCAGCGATTTGCTGATGCTCTCGCCGTGGCTGGCTACGCTGCTGTTGTTCTGGTTGTTTCCAGTGGCTGCGTCGCTGGTGCTCAGTTTCACAGATTATCAGCTTCTTTCAGGTCAAGGCGGATTCGTAGGCTTTGACAATTTCACTGCACTTTTTTCAGATCAGACTTTTGTCCGGGCTGTGATCAATACCCTGCTTTTTACAGTCGGCACACTTCCCTTCACAATTGCGTTTGCGATTCTGTTGGCGATCTTTGTGAATCGTAATTTGCCTTTCAAGACATTTTTCCAGTCAGTCTATTTCTTTCCATCGATTGTGTCGTTGGTGGTTGTGGCGTTGATCTACTCCACACTGTACGCGCGCGGCGGATACATACAGATGATCTTAGGAATGCTCGGTATTCCATATCCGGCTGAAGGATTCTTGTTTTCCGAGGCGACGGCGCTTCCGGCAATCATGGCGATGGATGTCTGGATGTCGACTGGGTACTATATGCTCTTGTTTGTCGCGGCTCTGCAATCAATTCCACAGGAATTGTATGATGCGGCGGCGCTTGAAGGAGCCGGCGCGTGGCACAGGCTGAAGGCGATTACACTTCCCCATCTCAAACCGATGCTGTTGTTCGTGCTCGTGCTGAACACGATCAAGTCATTTCAGATTTTCGTGGAAGTGTTCGTGATGACAAAGGGCGGTCCGTTGAATTCCACGATGACGATTGTTTACTTCGTGTATGAAGAAGGTCTGCACAAGTTCAATATCGGATACGGCGCAGCAGCGGCGAATATACTCTTCATATTGATTGCGATTATTGCATGGATGGAAATGAAGCTGGTGCAGGAACGGCAGGCATGA
- a CDS encoding extracellular solute-binding protein: MRFGFAILALIVAGCASGPKTNVPLVWWQFWTNPEVRPVITQLASSFETATQNKVELGDLTWSDGHEKIAIALSTGGGPDVIELGSDWVAEFAASGRLLDLTDQLGGLRDSLLMWEPGIYRDRMYAVPWMLRTRMLFCNRTLLDSAGYPADFVPTTWSELLEASRRIDKLGEDVYGFGSNSAERHRLYKKYLPFFWSAGGEVFNANATQTQFGTIAGRASLDFYLLLSANGIVETQSRIEEYFAGGKVGFVISGEWLVGKLNRAELPFEYFVTVMPSVEPGGTGISFAGGEYLVVNQSSQNPGAAVALLRHLTMPENDRLFTTATGSYTPVNRFTAFTTDSALATTAAVFQRQIGDSRSTPVHPAWVAIEEILERGIEQALYNKMSSQEALDMIDRETAPILQKYARR, encoded by the coding sequence ATGAGATTTGGATTTGCGATCCTGGCACTGATAGTTGCTGGGTGCGCGTCGGGACCAAAGACAAATGTTCCATTAGTCTGGTGGCAATTTTGGACGAACCCGGAAGTGCGGCCAGTCATAACGCAGTTGGCGAGTAGTTTCGAAACTGCGACACAAAACAAAGTCGAGCTGGGCGATTTGACGTGGTCGGATGGTCACGAGAAAATCGCGATTGCTCTTTCGACGGGCGGCGGACCTGACGTCATCGAACTCGGATCGGACTGGGTTGCCGAATTCGCGGCCAGCGGGCGATTGCTCGATCTCACTGATCAACTTGGCGGCCTCCGTGATAGCTTATTGATGTGGGAACCGGGCATTTATCGCGACCGAATGTACGCGGTGCCGTGGATGCTGAGAACACGCATGCTATTTTGCAACCGTACATTGTTGGACAGCGCGGGATATCCAGCCGATTTCGTACCGACTACCTGGTCGGAGTTGCTGGAGGCGTCGCGGCGGATTGACAAGCTTGGCGAAGATGTCTATGGGTTTGGATCAAACTCCGCCGAACGGCATCGGCTGTATAAAAAGTATCTTCCCTTCTTCTGGTCGGCTGGCGGTGAAGTTTTCAACGCTAATGCGACACAGACGCAGTTCGGCACGATTGCCGGTCGCGCGAGTCTCGACTTCTATCTTCTGTTGTCCGCTAATGGCATTGTGGAAACGCAATCGCGTATCGAAGAGTACTTTGCCGGCGGCAAGGTCGGATTCGTCATTTCCGGGGAATGGCTGGTTGGAAAGTTGAACCGAGCGGAATTGCCGTTTGAGTACTTTGTCACGGTGATGCCGTCGGTTGAGCCAGGCGGCACGGGAATTTCGTTTGCTGGCGGCGAGTACCTTGTGGTTAATCAGTCATCGCAAAACCCCGGTGCGGCGGTTGCATTACTGCGTCATTTAACGATGCCGGAGAATGACCGCTTGTTTACAACCGCGACCGGAAGTTACACTCCGGTAAATCGCTTCACGGCATTCACGACCGATTCGGCACTTGCAACAACGGCGGCAGTGTTCCAACGGCAGATCGGAGACTCGCGTTCGACACCTGTTCATCCGGCGTGGGTTGCGATTGAAGAGATTCTTGAGCGAGGCATTGAGCAAGCGCTATACAACAAAATGTCTTCGCAGGAAGCACTTGACATGATCGACCGCGAAACGGCGCCGATATTGCAGAAGTATGCGAGGCGTTAG